One Methylobacterium sp. 77 DNA window includes the following coding sequences:
- a CDS encoding acyl-CoA dehydrogenase family protein, protein MSASPAVSTEPQDLLTLAQSAGDAAKALVAEATTRVRAKVLAADGKISPEKLEAEQHATHGLAWLATYAEGVRELGAYAARLTETGEFGETEALLVKIGIGEYLDQMFSGIPMSQGEMVRATGSLGLSAREVAKFRTDAVETMIAEGNTVANRAALVARIRDNGGSATIGKSGLDEDMEAIRSEMRRFGLAEVAPHAHEWHSQNAYIPMEIVTKMAELGVFGLTIPEEYGGMGLPKISMCVVSEELSRAYIGVGSLGTRSEIAAELILCGGTEEQKHRFLPGIASGDTLPTAVFTEPNTGSDLASLRTKAVKDGDVWKISGNKTWITHPVRADIMTCLVRTKPEEKGHRGLSLLVAEKPRGTDADPFPVAGLSGGEIHVLGYRGMKEYELAFDNFEVPAANLLGEVEGKGFTQLMQTFESARIQTAARAIGVAQNALDLGLRYAEDRVQFGKALINFPRVADKIAMMAVEINIARQLTYFSAREKDEGKRCDLEAGMAKLLGARVAWAAADNALQIHGGNGFALEYAVSRVLCDARILSIFEGAAEIQAQVIARRLLETA, encoded by the coding sequence ATGTCCGCATCTCCGGCCGTCTCCACCGAACCGCAGGATCTCCTGACGCTCGCTCAGAGCGCCGGTGACGCCGCCAAGGCCCTCGTCGCCGAAGCGACCACCCGGGTACGGGCGAAGGTGCTCGCCGCCGACGGCAAGATCTCCCCCGAGAAGCTGGAAGCGGAGCAGCACGCCACCCACGGCCTCGCCTGGCTCGCCACCTATGCCGAAGGCGTACGCGAACTCGGCGCCTATGCCGCTCGCCTCACCGAGACCGGAGAGTTCGGCGAGACCGAAGCGCTGCTCGTGAAGATCGGCATCGGCGAGTATCTCGACCAGATGTTCTCCGGCATCCCGATGAGCCAGGGCGAGATGGTGCGTGCCACCGGATCGCTCGGTCTCTCCGCCCGCGAGGTCGCGAAGTTCAGGACCGATGCGGTCGAGACCATGATCGCGGAAGGGAATACGGTTGCGAACCGCGCCGCGCTGGTCGCCCGTATCCGCGACAATGGCGGTTCGGCCACCATCGGCAAGTCGGGCCTCGACGAGGACATGGAGGCGATCCGGTCGGAAATGCGTCGCTTCGGTCTCGCCGAAGTCGCGCCGCATGCCCATGAGTGGCACAGCCAGAACGCCTACATCCCGATGGAGATCGTCACCAAGATGGCCGAACTCGGCGTCTTCGGCCTGACGATCCCCGAGGAATACGGTGGCATGGGCCTGCCGAAGATCTCCATGTGCGTCGTCTCCGAGGAGCTGTCCCGCGCCTATATCGGCGTCGGCTCCCTCGGCACCCGCTCCGAGATCGCCGCCGAACTGATCCTCTGCGGCGGTACCGAAGAGCAGAAGCACCGCTTCCTGCCCGGCATCGCGTCCGGCGACACGCTCCCCACCGCCGTGTTCACCGAGCCGAACACCGGTTCCGACCTTGCCTCGCTTCGCACCAAGGCGGTGAAGGACGGCGATGTCTGGAAGATCTCGGGCAACAAGACCTGGATCACGCACCCCGTGCGCGCCGACATCATGACCTGCCTCGTGCGCACCAAGCCCGAGGAGAAGGGCCACAGGGGCCTGTCGCTTCTCGTCGCCGAGAAGCCACGCGGCACCGATGCGGATCCCTTCCCCGTGGCCGGCCTGTCCGGCGGCGAGATCCATGTCCTCGGTTATCGCGGCATGAAGGAATACGAGCTCGCCTTCGACAATTTCGAGGTGCCGGCGGCCAATCTCCTCGGCGAGGTCGAGGGCAAGGGCTTCACCCAGCTCATGCAGACCTTCGAATCCGCTCGTATCCAGACGGCGGCCCGCGCCATCGGCGTGGCGCAGAACGCCCTCGACCTGGGTCTGCGCTACGCCGAGGACCGGGTGCAGTTCGGCAAGGCCCTGATCAACTTCCCCCGCGTCGCCGACAAGATCGCGATGATGGCGGTCGAGATCAACATTGCCCGCCAGCTCACCTACTTCTCCGCCCGCGAGAAGGACGAGGGCAAGCGCTGCGATCTCGAGGCCGGCATGGCCAAGCTGCTCGGCGCCCGCGTCGCCTGGGCGGCGGCCGACAACGCCCTCCAGATCCACGGCGGCAACGGCTTCGCGCTCGAATACGCCGTGAGCCGCGTGCTCTGCGACGCGCGCATTCTCTCGATCTTCGAAGGTGCCGCCGAGATCCAGGCCCAGGTCATCGCCCGCCGCCTGCTCGAGACCGCCTGA
- a CDS encoding multidrug efflux RND transporter permease subunit, with the protein MARFFIDRPIFAWVVALFICLGGILSIPSLPVAQYPVIAPPSIALSTAYPGASVENLYTGTTRLIEDELNGAANILSFESASDAFGVVEITAQFQPGTDSSLAGVEVQNRLKRVEARLPAEVRQQGTLVEEASAATLNIITLISPDKSMDEIALGDFLIRNVINEIRRIPGVGRATLYSTERSLRIWIDSDKLRGLSLNASDVSKAITNQNVQIASGAVGAMPSPASNTVNFPIIVKGQMTAPEEFGAIVLRANPDGSNVRLRDIARIELGGEDYKFTTRLNGGEAAGISVTLAPDGNALETASAIRAKMEELSQFFPSNVQWDIPYDITPAVEASIKKVLMTLIEAVILVFVVMFLFLQNIRYTLIPTIVVPIALMGTCTVMLLAGFSVNVLTMFGMVLAIGILVDDAIVVVENVERIMNEEGLPPKEATRKAMSQITGAIIGITLVLIAVFIPMAFFPGSVGIIYRQFSIAMVTSIGFSALLALTLTPALCATLLKPIEKGHGHSKGGVFGWFNRVVDRETARYGRGVAGMIKRSGRVMMIYLALVIGLGFAFVRMPEGFLPVEDQGFFTVDIQTPPGSSFNRTLKAVKAVEEHLMAQPGVATVTMVNGFSFSGQGQVTSQAFVTLKPWGERDAANSAANLVEGTNKALSTYKDAVIQALEPPPIDNLGNASGFSFRLQDRAQKGYSALMAAQEQLLSLAKKSPILQKVYVEGLPPAPQAELVIDREKAAALGVDFEEINNTIQVNLGSVYTNDFPNRGKMQRVIVQAEDTQRLKASDLLNYGVKNSQGTMVPMSSFADLKWSVGPAQIIGFNGYQSVRITGEPAPGYTSGDTIAEMERLMQQLPKGFGYVWTGQSLQEKQAGSQATLLLALSILIVFLCLAALYESWSIPFSVLLVIPLGVIGSVAAVYLRGLPNDVYFKIGLITIIGLSAKNAILIVEFAKDLWKPGTSLVDATIEASTLRFRPIVMTSLAFIFGVIPLAIASGAASKSQQAIGTGVLGGMISATILAVLFVPVFFVFVMRLFKTKPVGDEPKAEGRDGSVPSGHHAPAE; encoded by the coding sequence ATGGCCCGTTTTTTCATCGATCGCCCGATCTTCGCCTGGGTCGTCGCGCTGTTCATCTGTCTGGGCGGGATCCTGTCGATCCCGAGCCTTCCGGTGGCGCAATACCCGGTCATCGCGCCGCCCTCCATCGCCCTGTCGACAGCCTATCCCGGCGCTTCGGTCGAGAACCTCTATACCGGCACCACCCGCCTCATCGAGGATGAGCTCAACGGTGCCGCCAACATCCTGAGCTTCGAATCCGCCAGCGACGCGTTCGGCGTCGTCGAGATCACGGCCCAGTTCCAGCCCGGCACGGATTCGAGCCTCGCCGGCGTCGAGGTGCAGAACCGCCTCAAGCGCGTCGAGGCCCGCCTTCCCGCCGAAGTCCGCCAGCAGGGGACGCTGGTGGAGGAGGCCTCCGCCGCGACCCTGAACATCATCACGCTGATCTCGCCGGACAAGTCGATGGACGAGATCGCGCTCGGCGACTTCCTCATCCGCAACGTCATCAACGAGATCCGCCGCATCCCCGGCGTCGGCCGCGCGACGCTCTATTCCACCGAGCGCAGCCTTCGCATCTGGATCGATTCGGACAAGCTGCGCGGCCTGTCCCTCAATGCCTCGGACGTCTCGAAGGCGATCACCAACCAGAACGTCCAGATCGCGTCCGGCGCCGTCGGCGCCATGCCGAGCCCGGCCTCCAACACGGTCAACTTCCCCATCATCGTGAAGGGGCAGATGACGGCGCCGGAGGAATTCGGTGCCATCGTCCTGCGCGCCAACCCGGACGGGTCGAACGTACGCCTGCGCGACATCGCCCGGATCGAACTCGGCGGTGAGGATTACAAGTTCACCACCCGCCTGAACGGCGGCGAGGCGGCCGGTATCTCCGTGACTCTGGCTCCGGACGGCAATGCCCTCGAGACCGCGTCCGCCATCCGCGCCAAGATGGAGGAGCTGTCGCAGTTCTTCCCCTCCAACGTGCAGTGGGACATCCCCTACGACATCACGCCCGCCGTCGAGGCCTCGATCAAGAAAGTGCTGATGACGCTGATCGAGGCCGTCATCCTCGTCTTCGTGGTGATGTTCCTCTTCCTGCAGAACATCCGCTACACCCTGATCCCGACCATCGTCGTGCCGATCGCCCTGATGGGCACCTGCACGGTGATGCTGCTCGCCGGCTTCTCGGTGAACGTGCTGACGATGTTCGGCATGGTGCTCGCCATCGGCATCCTCGTCGACGATGCCATCGTGGTGGTCGAGAATGTCGAGCGCATCATGAACGAGGAAGGGCTGCCTCCGAAGGAGGCGACCCGCAAGGCGATGAGTCAGATCACCGGCGCCATCATCGGCATCACCCTGGTGCTGATCGCGGTGTTCATTCCGATGGCCTTCTTCCCGGGCTCGGTGGGCATCATCTACCGCCAGTTCTCCATCGCCATGGTCACGTCGATCGGTTTCTCGGCGCTGCTCGCGCTGACGCTGACGCCGGCTCTCTGCGCCACCCTGCTGAAGCCCATCGAGAAGGGTCACGGCCATTCCAAGGGCGGCGTGTTCGGCTGGTTCAACCGGGTCGTCGACCGCGAGACCGCACGCTACGGCCGCGGCGTCGCGGGGATGATCAAGCGCTCGGGCCGGGTGATGATGATCTACCTCGCTCTGGTCATCGGCCTCGGCTTCGCCTTCGTGCGGATGCCGGAGGGCTTCCTGCCGGTGGAGGACCAGGGGTTCTTCACCGTCGACATCCAGACGCCGCCCGGCTCGTCGTTCAACCGCACGCTCAAGGCGGTGAAGGCGGTCGAAGAGCACCTGATGGCCCAGCCCGGCGTCGCCACGGTGACGATGGTCAACGGCTTCTCGTTCTCCGGCCAGGGCCAGGTGACGAGCCAAGCCTTCGTGACCTTGAAGCCCTGGGGCGAGCGCGATGCCGCCAATTCCGCGGCCAACCTCGTCGAGGGGACCAACAAGGCGCTGTCCACTTATAAGGACGCCGTGATCCAGGCGCTGGAGCCGCCGCCGATCGACAACCTCGGCAACGCGTCGGGCTTCAGCTTCCGCCTGCAGGACCGTGCTCAGAAGGGCTATTCGGCCTTGATGGCGGCGCAGGAGCAATTGCTCTCGCTCGCGAAGAAGAGCCCGATCCTGCAGAAGGTCTATGTCGAGGGCCTGCCGCCGGCACCGCAGGCGGAACTCGTCATCGACCGCGAGAAGGCCGCGGCTCTGGGCGTCGATTTCGAGGAGATCAACAACACGATCCAGGTCAATCTCGGCTCGGTCTACACCAACGACTTCCCGAACCGGGGCAAGATGCAGCGCGTCATCGTCCAGGCCGAGGATACCCAGCGCCTGAAAGCCTCCGACCTGCTGAACTACGGTGTGAAGAACAGCCAGGGCACCATGGTGCCGATGTCCTCCTTCGCCGATCTCAAGTGGAGCGTCGGGCCGGCCCAGATCATCGGCTTCAACGGCTACCAGTCGGTGCGCATCACAGGCGAACCGGCGCCCGGCTATACGTCCGGCGATACCATCGCCGAGATGGAGCGATTGATGCAGCAGCTGCCCAAGGGCTTCGGCTACGTCTGGACGGGTCAGTCGCTGCAGGAGAAGCAGGCGGGAAGCCAGGCGACGCTGCTCCTCGCCCTGTCGATCCTCATCGTGTTCCTGTGCCTCGCGGCCCTCTATGAGAGCTGGTCGATCCCGTTCTCGGTGCTGCTCGTCATCCCGCTCGGCGTCATCGGCTCGGTGGCCGCCGTCTACCTGCGGGGTCTGCCCAACGACGTCTACTTCAAGATCGGCCTCATCACGATCATCGGCCTCTCGGCCAAGAACGCGATTCTGATCGTGGAATTCGCCAAGGACCTGTGGAAGCCGGGCACATCGCTGGTCGACGCGACGATCGAGGCATCGACGCTCCGCTTCCGGCCGATCGTGATGACCTCGCTGGCCTTCATCTTCGGCGTGATACCCCTGGCTATCGCTTCAGGAGCGGCCTCGAAGAGCCAGCAGGCCATCGGCACCGGCGTGCTCGGAGGAATGATCTCCGCCACCATCCTGGCGGTGCTCTTCGTGCCGGTCTTCTTCGTCTTCGTGATGCGCTTGTTCAAGACGAAGCCGGTCGGGGACGAGCCGAAGGCGGAGGGACGCGACGGTTCGGTGCCGTCGGGTCATCACGCGCCGGCGGAGTAG
- a CDS encoding TSUP family transporter has translation MIFGVDISLVAGLFAVAIAAGCVDAIAGGGGLITVPALLLSGLDPVSAIATNKLQGSAGAVSSTIAFARRGHIHWPAAWKIAVSAGLASIGGALCVSLLPRPVLDAAVPILLIGIALYFATARRMSSEDATARMRPGLFALTWAPAVGFYDGVFGPGAGAFYMIGFVTLLGLGVVRATAHTKLANAASNLGSLALFAASGHVVWTIGIAMAFGAFIGAQIGSILAIRLGAKLIRPLLVTIACAMAIRLLSNPENPLRLAVVGVFTGG, from the coding sequence ATGATCTTCGGTGTCGACATCAGCCTCGTCGCGGGCCTGTTCGCTGTGGCCATCGCAGCAGGCTGCGTCGATGCGATTGCGGGCGGGGGCGGCCTCATCACGGTTCCGGCCCTGCTCCTTTCCGGCCTCGATCCGGTGAGCGCCATCGCCACCAACAAGCTGCAGGGCAGTGCCGGCGCCGTCTCGTCGACGATCGCCTTCGCACGGCGCGGGCACATCCACTGGCCTGCGGCGTGGAAGATCGCCGTCAGCGCCGGTCTCGCATCCATCGGCGGAGCGCTCTGTGTCAGCCTGTTGCCGCGGCCGGTCCTCGATGCCGCCGTGCCGATCCTGCTGATCGGGATCGCGCTTTACTTCGCCACGGCCCGGCGGATGAGCAGCGAGGATGCCACCGCGCGGATGCGGCCCGGACTGTTCGCCCTGACCTGGGCGCCCGCCGTCGGCTTCTACGACGGAGTCTTCGGCCCCGGAGCGGGCGCCTTCTACATGATCGGGTTCGTGACGCTGCTCGGCCTCGGCGTGGTCCGCGCCACCGCCCATACCAAGCTCGCCAACGCGGCGAGCAATCTCGGCAGCCTCGCCCTGTTCGCGGCCTCCGGCCACGTGGTCTGGACGATCGGCATCGCCATGGCTTTCGGGGCCTTCATCGGCGCGCAGATCGGCTCGATCCTGGCGATCCGGCTCGGTGCGAAGCTGATCCGACCGCTCCTCGTCACCATCGCCTGCGCGATGGCGATCCGGCTGCTCTCCAATCCGGAAAACCCGCTACGGCTCGCCGTGGTGGGAGTGTTCACCGGCGGTTGA
- a CDS encoding YggT family protein: MYALLWLFDTVVQLFIYVLIASAVLSWLVAFNVVNVRNPIVSQIGEVLYRLTEPVLRPIRSILPNLGGIDLSPIVLVLLLLFVSRLLHEFIPPQVSVYGG, encoded by the coding sequence ATGTACGCTCTTCTCTGGCTCTTCGACACCGTTGTGCAGCTCTTCATCTACGTGCTCATCGCCAGCGCCGTGTTGAGCTGGCTCGTCGCCTTCAACGTCGTGAATGTGCGCAACCCGATCGTGTCTCAGATCGGTGAGGTGCTGTATCGGCTGACCGAACCGGTGCTTCGGCCGATCCGTAGCATTCTCCCCAATCTCGGCGGCATCGACCTGTCGCCGATCGTCCTCGTGCTTCTGCTGCTCTTCGTCAGCCGCCTCCTGCATGAGTTCATCCCGCCCCAGGTCTCCGTCTATGGCGGCTGA
- a CDS encoding L,D-transpeptidase, translating to MSMRSLLPATAFALGLSFAAGGSASAGNPFDSGPIADFMNIFKEQAIPRETVAWKGGEKPGTIVVSTSQRRLFYVLGGGAAVRYGVGVGRQGFSWSGQKSVTMKKEWPAWRPPAQMLARRPDLPRFMAGGQDNPLGARAMYLGSSLYRIHGSNEPETMGAAVSSGCIRMTNKDVVDLYDRVKVGTKVIVRN from the coding sequence ATGAGCATGCGCTCCCTCCTCCCCGCCACGGCATTCGCGCTGGGCCTGAGCTTCGCCGCAGGCGGAAGCGCCAGCGCCGGCAACCCGTTCGACAGCGGGCCGATCGCCGACTTCATGAACATCTTCAAGGAGCAGGCGATCCCGCGCGAGACCGTGGCCTGGAAGGGCGGCGAGAAGCCCGGCACCATCGTGGTCTCGACGAGCCAGCGCAGGCTGTTCTACGTGCTCGGTGGCGGTGCGGCCGTCCGTTACGGCGTTGGGGTCGGCCGTCAGGGCTTCTCCTGGTCCGGCCAGAAATCGGTGACGATGAAGAAGGAATGGCCGGCCTGGCGTCCCCCGGCTCAGATGCTGGCGCGCCGACCCGACCTGCCGCGCTTCATGGCCGGCGGCCAGGACAATCCGCTCGGTGCGCGGGCGATGTATCTCGGCTCCTCGCTCTATCGCATCCATGGTTCCAACGAGCCTGAAACCATGGGAGCCGCCGTCTCGTCGGGCTGCATCCGCATGACCAACAAGGATGTGGTCGACCTCTACGACCGGGTGAAGGTCGGCACGAAGGTGATCGTGCGGAACTGA
- a CDS encoding sigma-70 family RNA polymerase sigma factor, with amino-acid sequence MAQGQSHMAQGGIAAPLLAALIAEQAGLVAYATQILHDRSSAEDVVQEVVLKLCEEPGAETLRGRRVEAPLHYLRRMVRNAAIDWARRSIRERCRFVADDQADAVAAPCTCPQDRLEQCQALKAALAALETTSERTRRVFLAHRIDGVPQTVLARENGVSPTLVNFMIRDGTALCRSAAA; translated from the coding sequence ATGGCACAGGGTCAGTCGCATATGGCGCAGGGCGGGATCGCCGCGCCGCTGCTTGCCGCACTCATCGCCGAGCAAGCCGGTCTCGTCGCCTATGCCACGCAAATCCTCCATGACCGCTCGTCGGCGGAGGATGTGGTGCAGGAAGTGGTGCTCAAGCTCTGTGAGGAGCCGGGTGCCGAAACGCTTCGCGGGCGGCGCGTCGAGGCTCCGCTCCACTACCTTCGTCGGATGGTCCGTAATGCCGCGATCGATTGGGCGCGGCGGTCAATCCGAGAACGCTGCCGCTTTGTGGCGGACGATCAGGCCGACGCCGTCGCCGCTCCCTGCACCTGCCCCCAGGACCGTCTCGAGCAGTGCCAAGCCCTGAAGGCGGCATTGGCGGCTCTCGAGACGACCTCGGAACGCACGCGCAGGGTGTTCCTGGCCCACAGAATCGACGGTGTCCCCCAGACCGTCCTCGCGCGCGAGAACGGCGTTTCGCCGACGCTGGTGAACTTCATGATCCGTGACGGCACGGCTCTCTGTCGTTCCGCTGCCGCCTGA
- a CDS encoding efflux RND transporter periplasmic adaptor subunit, giving the protein MTTTSHRVRRVWPASLAAASVMVALSACNQKQQAAAPVPTQPPEVSVVTVREQPIPYVRDLPGRVAPLRIAEVRSRVSGLVVKRTFEQGSLVKEGDILYKIDPAPFDAELASAEAALARTEAAQVLAGQQADRLEQLLSRQTASQAQYDSAYAGLKQAQAEVAGAKAARDRAKLNLNYTDVRAPISGRIGRALLTEGTLVEQGATANLATIQQLDPIYVDITQSVGELNKLRRDLASGELSRLSNDTANAHLIMDDGSLYGSAGKLLFSDVTADPSTGQVTLRVLFPNPHDELFPGMYVRARIKQGIDVDAIAVPQQAIQRTNDGKAEVWVVGKDDKVMLQPVEVGPVVDSNWIIRDGLKAGDRVVVEGVQKISAGSPVKTVELKVASAQAEAKPIDTDLDDRAPNAQPASAQVR; this is encoded by the coding sequence GTGACGACCACTTCTCACCGCGTCCGACGTGTCTGGCCGGCCTCCCTGGCTGCAGCCTCCGTCATGGTCGCCCTGTCCGCCTGCAATCAGAAGCAGCAGGCCGCGGCGCCGGTGCCGACCCAGCCGCCCGAGGTCAGCGTCGTCACCGTTCGGGAACAGCCCATTCCTTATGTGCGCGATCTGCCGGGCCGGGTGGCCCCCCTGCGCATCGCCGAGGTTCGCTCGCGCGTGTCCGGTCTCGTGGTCAAGCGGACGTTCGAGCAGGGCAGCTTGGTCAAGGAAGGTGATATTCTCTACAAGATCGACCCTGCGCCGTTCGACGCCGAACTCGCCAGTGCCGAGGCCGCGCTCGCCCGCACGGAGGCCGCCCAGGTCCTGGCAGGCCAGCAGGCCGACCGCCTCGAACAGCTGCTTTCGCGGCAGACCGCCAGCCAGGCGCAGTACGACAGTGCCTATGCCGGCCTGAAACAGGCCCAGGCGGAGGTGGCCGGGGCCAAGGCCGCGCGCGACCGGGCCAAGTTGAACCTCAATTACACCGATGTGCGAGCGCCGATCTCGGGCCGCATCGGCCGCGCCCTTCTGACCGAGGGCACGCTGGTCGAGCAGGGCGCCACCGCCAACCTTGCCACGATCCAGCAGCTCGATCCGATTTACGTCGACATCACCCAGTCGGTGGGCGAGCTGAACAAGCTGCGTCGGGATCTCGCCAGCGGCGAGCTCTCGCGTCTGTCGAACGACACCGCCAACGCGCATCTCATCATGGATGACGGATCGCTCTACGGCTCGGCCGGAAAGCTCCTGTTCTCGGACGTCACGGCCGATCCGAGTACCGGTCAGGTCACCCTGCGCGTGCTCTTCCCCAACCCGCATGACGAGCTGTTCCCCGGCATGTATGTCCGCGCCCGCATCAAGCAGGGCATCGATGTCGATGCCATCGCGGTGCCGCAGCAGGCGATCCAGCGCACCAACGACGGCAAGGCCGAGGTCTGGGTCGTCGGCAAGGACGACAAGGTCATGCTGCAGCCGGTCGAGGTCGGCCCGGTGGTCGATTCCAACTGGATCATCCGCGACGGTCTCAAGGCCGGCGACCGCGTCGTGGTGGAAGGCGTGCAGAAGATCTCGGCCGGATCGCCGGTCAAGACCGTCGAGCTGAAAGTCGCCTCCGCCCAGGCCGAGGCGAAGCCGATCGATACCGATCTCGACGACAGGGCGCCTAACGCTCAGCCCGCTTCGGCTCAGGTCCGCTGA
- a CDS encoding MaoC family dehydratase, with product MKTNPGRFFEDYRLGETIRHATPRTVTSGDVALYTALYGPRFAVQSSDAFAKAIGYPQSPLDDLLTFHVVFGKTVPDISLNALANLGYAEGGFRRPVYPGETLSTVSEVIGLKESSNRQTGVVYVRSTGSDANGETVLSYCRWVLVRKRDPEAKIEQEHVPTFAKVVDPADLANALPPLNAGAYDFDLAGSPHRFGDYVVGEKIDHVDGMTVEEAEHQIATRLYQNTAKVHFDGFAAKDTRFGRRLIYGGVVISLARALSFNGLGNAFALAGINAGRHVAPLFAGDTVYAWSEVLESAELPGRSDIGALRLRTVATKNQPCGSHPDKTGDGYDPAVILDLDYWAFMPR from the coding sequence ATGAAGACCAATCCAGGCCGCTTCTTCGAGGATTATCGCCTCGGCGAGACGATCCGCCATGCCACGCCGCGCACCGTGACCAGCGGCGACGTCGCGCTCTATACGGCCCTCTACGGCCCGCGCTTCGCCGTGCAATCCTCCGACGCCTTCGCCAAGGCGATCGGCTATCCGCAGAGCCCGCTCGACGATCTCCTCACCTTCCACGTCGTCTTCGGCAAGACGGTGCCGGACATCTCCCTGAACGCGCTGGCCAATCTCGGCTATGCCGAAGGCGGGTTCCGCCGGCCCGTCTATCCGGGCGAGACCCTCTCCACCGTGTCCGAGGTGATCGGCCTCAAGGAAAGCTCGAACCGCCAGACCGGCGTGGTCTACGTGCGGTCCACCGGCTCGGACGCCAATGGCGAGACCGTTCTGAGCTATTGCCGCTGGGTGCTGGTGCGCAAGCGCGACCCCGAGGCGAAGATCGAGCAGGAGCACGTGCCCACCTTCGCCAAGGTGGTCGACCCGGCCGACCTGGCGAATGCCCTGCCGCCCCTGAATGCCGGCGCCTACGATTTCGATCTTGCCGGCAGCCCGCATCGGTTCGGCGACTACGTCGTCGGTGAAAAGATCGACCATGTCGACGGAATGACCGTCGAGGAGGCCGAGCACCAGATCGCGACGCGCCTCTACCAGAACACCGCCAAGGTGCATTTCGACGGTTTCGCCGCGAAGGACACGCGTTTCGGCCGCCGCCTGATCTATGGCGGCGTCGTCATCTCGCTCGCCCGCGCCCTGAGCTTCAACGGCCTCGGCAACGCCTTCGCCCTCGCCGGCATCAATGCCGGTCGCCATGTGGCGCCTCTGTTTGCCGGTGATACGGTCTATGCCTGGAGCGAGGTGCTGGAGAGTGCCGAGCTTCCCGGCCGCAGCGATATCGGCGCGCTGCGTCTGCGCACGGTCGCCACCAAAAACCAGCCTTGCGGCAGCCACCCGGACAAGACCGGCGATGGCTACGACCCCGCCGTGATCCTGGACCTCGACTATTGGGCGTTCATGCCGCGCTGA